In Magnetococcales bacterium, the genomic stretch GGTCGTCTGGCCACGGCTCTTTACAATGAGGCTAAGCGGCGTGACACTTTCAGTCATATCGATCAGTACCGGGATATCAGCCAACTGAAACTCACCTTGCCACCCGACCTGGAAAAACCGGAGAAGACCAATGGTCGCAATGTCCATCTGGTGGTCATGGAAGGCTTTCTTGATCCCACCTTGCTGGCCAATCTCCCCAAGTCGATCCATCCGGTTCATCCGGACCTGACCGAACTGCTGGGCAACCGACAGGGATTGTCGGTCTCTCCGGTCTTCGGGGGGTACACCTCCCAGGCGGAGTTCGAGGTGCTGTGCGGAGTCCCGGCGTATCAGGAGTTCGACGAAATCGAGTTCAACGTCTTTTCCGGGGCGGAAACCTACTGTCTGCCCCGCATTCTGCATCGTTTGGGCTATCATACCATGGCGTCGAACGGCTTCAAGCCGGACTTTTTCAATACCATTCCCGCCTATCGGGGATTGGGATTCGACGCGGTTTATTTTTCCAAAGAGTACACCCCCACCGAACAGACCTATCTGACCAAGGGGGAGGAGCAGGACAACAAGTATTTCTTCGATGCGGACATGTATGCCCAGAATCTCGCCTTCGTGAAACAGCGCATGGCGGACAAGAAACCCTTCTTGAACTATGTCCTGACGGTCTACGGTCATTTTCCCTTTGAGCCTGGCAATCGGGTGGGGCCGAACCGGTTCAAGGATACGGGACTGCCCTGGGATCTGGAGCGGATCATCAATCAACACTACGAGCGCAGCAAGGCTTTGGCGGATTATCTGAAGCAACTGCTGGCCCTGGATCCCCAATCCCTGATCGTGCTGGTCAGCGATCATCTGCCCCCGCTGGAAGGGGGATTCGAGACCTACAACCGCTTTGGCTATTTGCAGCCTGATTTGCAGGATCGTTTCCATCGCAATCGTTTCATCGTGTTCCGGGACGGCAAGGTGGAAACCCATCCGGTCTTTTATCATTACAATATCTATCGCATGATCCTGGATTATGTGACCAATCACGAATACTGTAAGGTCAAGTCCTGTGATTTTGGTTATCCCCTACCCAAGGATGCGCTGCGGGATGACTATCGCATCCTCATGGGGCTGGCCTCCCGACATTGATGCACTCTTAGGGAGTCGTTCCCGGTGAGTTCCAGATCCCCGTCCCCCCCGCTCGCGGACCGCATGCGTCCCCGGGATTTTGAGGAGTTGTTGGGGCAGGGGCATCTGACCGGACCGGGGAAGCTGTTGTTTCAGGCCTTGCAGACCGATCAACTCCCTTCGATGATCCTCTGGGGACCGCCGGGCAGCGGCAAGACCACGCTGGCCCGCATCGTCGCCGCCCGCACCCGGCACCGTTTCGAGGCGCTGTCCGCTGTGCTCGACGGGGTCAAGGAGGTGCGGGCCGTGGTGGAGCGGGCCAAGGCCGCCCATCCGGAAGGCACGATCCTGTTCGTAGACGAGATCCACCGCTTCAATCGCGCCCAGCAGGACGCCTTTTTGCCGTTTGTTGAGCAGGGGATCATCACCCTGATCGGCGCCACCACCGAAAATCCCTCCTTTGCCCTGAACGGAGCGT encodes the following:
- a CDS encoding LTA synthase family protein, producing the protein MNPMRLKRLLLNRYTLFLAGLYLYLRLTHPLIELTPGVWRMEIPLMLYFYFVLNAWVRESRWQSVIAAGFMAVPYLVHDYYFLRFFRIPKINDLAQIPELIAVLGPTGNLVLIAVFGGVAYLLISFIRFSWRAAILSIPGVIILALPFVHPLSYIQMFSTFSYELIHYATVVNVEKNGRLATALYNEAKRRDTFSHIDQYRDISQLKLTLPPDLEKPEKTNGRNVHLVVMEGFLDPTLLANLPKSIHPVHPDLTELLGNRQGLSVSPVFGGYTSQAEFEVLCGVPAYQEFDEIEFNVFSGAETYCLPRILHRLGYHTMASNGFKPDFFNTIPAYRGLGFDAVYFSKEYTPTEQTYLTKGEEQDNKYFFDADMYAQNLAFVKQRMADKKPFLNYVLTVYGHFPFEPGNRVGPNRFKDTGLPWDLERIINQHYERSKALADYLKQLLALDPQSLIVLVSDHLPPLEGGFETYNRFGYLQPDLQDRFHRNRFIVFRDGKVETHPVFYHYNIYRMILDYVTNHEYCKVKSCDFGYPLPKDALRDDYRILMGLASRH